From Anopheles coluzzii chromosome 3, AcolN3, whole genome shotgun sequence, the proteins below share one genomic window:
- the LOC120959864 gene encoding sepiapterin reductase-like: protein MSSETVTSTTTPAATPPAATTTTTTAVNLEQVAYFLVTGASRGIGAKMAIETARKFKAGSVVVLLARSASGLESTRAEILAVNPHVTVVTSSVDLATASKELLNEILDKSLGKQPTDRFGLACVIHNVGTVGNIGRKATDLDDRTEWEQYFGTNVFTVAVLNSCFLRKFQSVPGKLVINITSKACLVPFQSMTYYCAGKAAREMYFRVLAEEEAAAGVTVLNYSPGPVDTDMTVDLQANSNAPEIRDYFKGLRDTTTILTTDQTTAKFLHILQNGLFKSGDHVDYYDH, encoded by the coding sequence GGCCGCAACCCCGCCGGcagcaacgacgacgacgacgacagccgTCAATCTCGAGCAGGTGGCGTACTTTCTCGTGACGGGAGCATCGCGCGGTATCGGCGCCAAGATGGCCATCGAGACGGCGCGCAAGTTCAAGGCCggttcggtggtggtgctgctggcccGCTCCGCCTCCGGGCTGGAAAGCACCCGGGCCGAGATACTGGCCGTCAATCCGCACGTTACCGTGGTGACGAGCTCGGTCGATCTCGCCACCGCATCGAAGGAGCTGCTGAACGAAATACTGGACAAATCGCTCGGCAAGCAGCCGACGGACCGGTTCGGGCTGGCCTGCGTCATCCACAACGTCGGCACGGTGGGCAACATCGGCCGGAAGGCGACCGACCTGGACGACCGTACCGAGTGGGAGCAGTACTTCGGCACGAACGTGTTCACCGTGGCCGTGCTGAACAGCTGCTTTTTGCGCAAGTTCCAGTCCGTCCCGGGGAAGCTGGTGATCAACATCACCTCGAAAGCGTGCCTGGTGCCGTTCCAGAGCATGACGTACTACTGTGCCGGGAAGGCGGCGCGTGAGATGTACTTCCGCGTGCTGGCCGAGGAGGAAGCGGCCGCGGGCGTCACCGTGCTCAACTATTCGCCCGGTCCGGTCGACACGGACATGACGGTCGATCTGCAGGCGAACTCGAATGCGCCGGAAATTCGGGACTACTTCAAGGGGTTGCGCGATACCACGACCATACTTACGACCGACCAAACGACGGCCAAATTTTTACACATCCTCCAGAACGGACTGT